The genomic segment CAGCCCAAGGGAGGCGCGACGCAGCCGCGCCAGCCAGCGGGCCAGTTCCCGGGCGGGGCCTGGGCGCTCCAGATAGCCGGGGCGCTCCGGTTCCCGCCCCGTGACGAAGGGCGAGAGCTGCCACAGCCCGGCCCAGTCGCGCAGCACGTGGCCGCCCCCCGGGACCCTGCGGTAGGGGGCCAGACGGTCCAGGCCCCGCGCCTCCAGGGCCTCCAGGAGGCGTCCCAGGGCCTCGCGCCGGGCGGCCTGGGCCGGACCGATGCGCTCCAGGAGCCAGAGCGCGCCCGAGGCGTCCTCCACCACCTGGCGGCGCAGGCAGCGCTCCGGGCTGCCGGGCACGGGGAGGTCCTGCCGGGCGCGGGCGAAGTCCACGCCGAAGGAGGAGAGGAGATCGTGGTAGGGCGTCATGGCGTGTTTCCGGGCCGACGCGGCTCAGGAGAAGGTCCTCTTGAAGGCTTTCACCGCCCTGGCGGCGTAGGCGTAGTCGTAGCTGGCCAGGGCGAGTTCGATGGAAAGGGCGATCTGGGCGTCCGTGGCCACGCCCGAGAGCACGGCGTCCTTGATCCAGCCCAGGGCCTGCGTCGCGACGCCCGCGGCCCTGGTGCAGGCGATCACGGCGTCCAGCGCCTCGGGCGTCTTCAGGGTGGCGTAGGCCATGGCGGCGTATTCCAGGGCGCTGTCGGGGTAGCGCTCCTCGTAGGGCTTCTGGAAGCCCAGGTCGCAGACGTCCTTGCGTTTGAAAAGCGCCGCATAGCCCAGCATGCACACGTGGTAGCGCACGTCCCGACCGGCGGCCAGGGCGGCCAGATGGCGGGCGCACACGCCCTTGTCCAGCCGCGCCGCCTCCAGGCGGGAGGCCAGGGAGGCCAGACGACGCGCGTCGCCTGCTCCCCGCGCCAAGTGCAGCAGGAGGGTGAGCGTGGCGTCAAGGCCGGTCTCGGAGGGTTCTCCGGCGGCCTCCTCCAGGCAGGCGAGCCCGGCCTCCTCGCGCCCGGTGCGCAGCAGGATCAGACCCAGGGCGTGCAGCGCCCGGGGGCGCACACCCCCCGGGGCGGCCGCTGCGTCGTGCAGCAGCTGAAGGGCCTCGTCGATGCGGCCTCCATGGCGCACGGCCTGGGCGTATCGGCCCCGGCCCTCGCCCAGGAGCCTCTCCGGCAGGGAGACCATGGGGGCCGCGCGGCCCTCGGCCAGGTGGTCGAGGACGGTGCGCGCCCGACAGGCGCTCGTGTGGCGCAGCCTGCATTCTTCCTGGCCGTTCCGGGCGATGTGGGCGTGGCCCTCCGCGTCCTGGGCGACGCGCTCGACCAGCCCCGCGACGTCGGCCGGGGAATAGCCCAGGTAGTGCGTTCCCTCCTGGAAGTGCTGGCGCACCCCGTAGCCCTGGCGCTCCGAGAGCAGGAGCGAGCCCGAGGCCAGGGCATGGAGGAAACGCAGGTTCAGGCCGGGGAAGAAGTTCTCGTTGAGCACCATGCGCGAGGCCGCGAAGAGGTCCAGCATGGCGGCCTGGGGGATGTCGCTGACCACGTTGAGGGGAAAGCGCGCCTGCAGGTGCGCGATGAGGTTGGCGCGCTTCTCGCGGTGTTCGGTCAGACGCCCCACGAAGGTGATGAGGTGTTCCTTGGCCGCCGGGGGGCGGAAGTCCCCTTCCGAGACGCACAGGGGGAGCCAGCGGGCCTGCACGCCCTCGCTCCGGAAACGGGAGACGGAAAAGAGCTGGTCCACGTAGACCAGCGCGAACAGCTTGCAGAGCGGTGCGAGCCAGAAGGCGCCAAGGGGCGCGTCGATGCACCAGGCCGCCAGCCTGTGGCGGCTCTCGCCGAGACCTTTGGGGATTTCGGTCCGGCCGTAGAATTCGAGAAACACCACGTCGGGCTTGACGCCGGCTTCCTCCACGATCTCGTCGAGCGTGCGCCCGGAGTCCAGCCTGATGGGCGCGACCTCGCAGCCCAGCCGCTCGAAGCCTTCGCGGAGGAACCAGCCGGAGTAGGCTATGCGCATGATCCCGCCCGACGGAGGACTCCCCCCTACTCCTCTTCCAGACTCGACAGGTCCCCCGGGGCGGCCCCGGTCTCTTCCGCTTTCAGCAGCCTGCGAAGGATCTTGCCGCTCTTGGTGTGGGGCAGCTGCTCGCGGAAGGCGATGGCCCGGATGGAGACGAAGGGGCCGAGTTCGCGCTTCACGTGGGCCTTGAGGGCCATGATCAGCTCGTCCTCGGAGTCGTAGTCCTTGTTCCAGCCCTCGGCGCGCACCACGAAGCACTTGGCCGCCTCGCCCTTGATGGAGTCCGGCACGCCGATCACCGCCGCCTCCACCACCGACTTGTGCGCCGTGAGCGCCGCCTCCACCTCGGCCGGGCCGATGCGGTGCCCCCCGATGTTGAGCACGTCGTCCGCGCGGCCCTGGAACCAGAAGTAGCCGTCCTCGTCCTTGCGGGCCACGTCTCCCGCGAAATACACGCCCGGGATCTTCTCCCAATAGGCCTGGCGGTACCCCTGGTCGTCGTTCCAGAGGGTGCGGGCCATGGCGGGCCAGGGCTTGCGTATCACCACGAAGCCGCCCTTGTCGTGTCCGGCGGGGTTGCCGTGGCGGTCCACCACGTCCACCTCCACGCCCGGCAGGGGCCGACCGGCCGACCCGGGCTTCAGAAGCGAGATGGGCAGGGGCGACACCATGAACATGCCCGTCTCGGTCTGCCACCACGTGTCCAGCAGCGGGCACTCGCTGCGCCCGATGTACTTGTGGAACCACACCCACGGCTCGGGGCCGATGGGCTCGCCCACGCTGCCCAGCAGGCGCAGGGTGGAGAGGTCGTGCTTGCGGGGGTACTGCGAGCCGTAGCGCATGAGCATGCGGATGAGCGTGGGCGTGGTGTAGAGGATGGTCACGCCGTAGCGGGCCACGATGGCCCAGAGCCGGTCGGCCTGGGGGTAGAGGGGGTGGCCCTCGTAGAGCACCACGGTGGTGCCCGCCATGAGCGGCCCGAAGACCACGTAGCTGTGCCCGGTGATCCAGCCCGGATCGGCGGTGCAGAGGTAGAGGTCGGTGGGTTTGACGTCCATCACCCAGCGGTAGGTGGCGTGCACGCCCACCATGTAGCCGCCGTGGGTGTGCAAAAGGCCCTTGGGCTTGCCGGTGGCCCCGGAGGTGTAGAGCAAAAAGAGCGGATCCTCGGCGTCCATCACCTCGGTGGGGGCCTGGGGGCTCTCCTGGCGGATCAGGTCTTCGTAGCGCAGGTCGCGGGGCTCCACCATGTCGGTTTCCACCCCGGCGCGGTGCACCACGATCACGGACTCGGCGCAGTCGGCGTCCTCCCCGAAGAGGGCCTCGTCCACCACGGACTTCAGGTTGATCACGCGGCCGTTGCGGTAGAAGCCGTCGGCCGTGACGATGATCTTGGGGCGGCAGCTCTCGATGCGCTCGCGCAGGGAGCGGGCCGAGTAGCCCGCGAACACCAGGGTCTGCACCGCGCCGATCTTGGCGGCGGCCAGCATGGTGATCACGGTTTCGGGCAGGGGCGGCAGATAGATGAGGATGCGGTCGCCCTTCTGGACGCCCAGGCCGCGCAGGGCGTTGGCCAGGCGGCAGACCTCGCGGTAGAGTTCGTAGTAGGTGTATTTGCGGCACTCGCCGGACTCGCCCTCCCAGATGACGGCGAGCTTGTTCTTGTTCACGGTGAGGATGTGCCGGTCCAGGGCGTTGTGCACCAGGTTGCACTTGCCGCCGGAGAACCACTTGTAGAAGGGGGGGTTGGAGTCGTCGAGCACCTGGTCCCACTTGGCGAACCAGTCCATCTCGGCGGCGCGTTCCTCCCAGAAGAGGCGGTAGTCCTGCCGGGCCAGGGTCTGGGCGGCCTTGAGCTCGGCCTGGCCCATGTTGGCCTCGCGCACCACCTGGGGCTGGGGCCGG from the Fundidesulfovibrio magnetotacticus genome contains:
- the acs gene encoding acetate--CoA ligase translates to METGLVDSLLREERVFRPQPQVVREANMGQAELKAAQTLARQDYRLFWEERAAEMDWFAKWDQVLDDSNPPFYKWFSGGKCNLVHNALDRHILTVNKNKLAVIWEGESGECRKYTYYELYREVCRLANALRGLGVQKGDRILIYLPPLPETVITMLAAAKIGAVQTLVFAGYSARSLRERIESCRPKIIVTADGFYRNGRVINLKSVVDEALFGEDADCAESVIVVHRAGVETDMVEPRDLRYEDLIRQESPQAPTEVMDAEDPLFLLYTSGATGKPKGLLHTHGGYMVGVHATYRWVMDVKPTDLYLCTADPGWITGHSYVVFGPLMAGTTVVLYEGHPLYPQADRLWAIVARYGVTILYTTPTLIRMLMRYGSQYPRKHDLSTLRLLGSVGEPIGPEPWVWFHKYIGRSECPLLDTWWQTETGMFMVSPLPISLLKPGSAGRPLPGVEVDVVDRHGNPAGHDKGGFVVIRKPWPAMARTLWNDDQGYRQAYWEKIPGVYFAGDVARKDEDGYFWFQGRADDVLNIGGHRIGPAEVEAALTAHKSVVEAAVIGVPDSIKGEAAKCFVVRAEGWNKDYDSEDELIMALKAHVKRELGPFVSIRAIAFREQLPHTKSGKILRRLLKAEETGAAPGDLSSLEEE
- a CDS encoding glycosyltransferase family protein; this translates as MRIAYSGWFLREGFERLGCEVAPIRLDSGRTLDEIVEEAGVKPDVVFLEFYGRTEIPKGLGESRHRLAAWCIDAPLGAFWLAPLCKLFALVYVDQLFSVSRFRSEGVQARWLPLCVSEGDFRPPAAKEHLITFVGRLTEHREKRANLIAHLQARFPLNVVSDIPQAAMLDLFAASRMVLNENFFPGLNLRFLHALASGSLLLSERQGYGVRQHFQEGTHYLGYSPADVAGLVERVAQDAEGHAHIARNGQEECRLRHTSACRARTVLDHLAEGRAAPMVSLPERLLGEGRGRYAQAVRHGGRIDEALQLLHDAAAAPGGVRPRALHALGLILLRTGREEAGLACLEEAAGEPSETGLDATLTLLLHLARGAGDARRLASLASRLEAARLDKGVCARHLAALAAGRDVRYHVCMLGYAALFKRKDVCDLGFQKPYEERYPDSALEYAAMAYATLKTPEALDAVIACTRAAGVATQALGWIKDAVLSGVATDAQIALSIELALASYDYAYAARAVKAFKRTFS